The genome window AAGAGAAATTAAATTCAACGCGGGGTAACTCCATTGTTAGGAAATACGGTATTGACAATCCAGGGACGGTTTTGATGAAAACATATATTCTGATAGTCGCTTTGTTTGTCTTCCCGGCAATTGTGACTGGTGCGCAGAAGTTACCGGACATTAAGACTGTTGATTATGTGGATATAAACCGCTATATGGGCACATGGTACGAGGTCGCCAGGATAACCCACT of Candidatus Liberimonas magnetica contains these proteins:
- a CDS encoding lipocalin family protein; amino-acid sequence: MKTYILIVALFVFPAIVTGAQKLPDIKTVDYVDINRYMGTWYEVARITH